Proteins from one Listeria innocua genomic window:
- a CDS encoding MucBP domain-containing protein has translation MRKTFLILICSMLLATLVPFTFPKANTEPTSWIETELDGNEAFISATERNLNKKREDITLADVETITSLDPVGASSIPDNITDYKNLTRLYITQGTLTEVPESIGELKKLTFLSFYNNKLTEFPTVVYDLPALNSLLLQRNNISEIPEEITNMSSHLSSLDVRNNNLISIPDKIFTTKWASRSGQLIIDTEGNQITSDVPVDYLDNYNNGGNMLENYNYRQKQDQLVYKGDPIVVPYKTDFKQLTPDKSKLGLASNNALYPTHEFEYYDDGSSTLENGVATTEGEGFITIKSTLSTTSNPFAKVRVPIVVEAPPEGSDVTVEYKSTTGETIAPSETLKGLLEANYTSEAKTIPGYTLTETPANANGTFLNDSQTVTYVYSKDPVPAKPVTVKYVDDKGKELAPSETFTGFIDDDYTSTEKTIEGYTLVETPANANGKLTADQQTVNYIYTKNIIPAESVTINYVSDTGKELAEQTVLDGNIGDSYSSFAKTIQGYKLTTTPTNANGTFSDTKQTVNYVYTKDKTLLKAKIGKVEVEFVDSTNTPISNPLIVEGEIGKTYKIPHKEITGYTLKKEPSNELGTFDQTPKKVTFVYQKEDSSEKSPSNKTTFNKSITKAESSTVGMPKLPKTGDKSPLIPSLVGIFLLSSAIVLWRKNQL, from the coding sequence TTGAGAAAAACTTTTCTAATCCTCATTTGCTCCATGCTACTCGCAACACTCGTCCCCTTCACTTTCCCAAAAGCTAATACTGAACCGACGTCCTGGATTGAAACAGAATTAGATGGTAACGAAGCTTTCATCTCGGCAACAGAGAGAAATCTCAATAAAAAACGAGAAGATATTACACTAGCAGATGTAGAAACAATCACTTCTCTTGATCCAGTAGGCGCCTCTTCTATACCTGATAATATAACAGACTATAAAAATTTAACTAGGCTTTATATAACACAAGGAACTTTGACGGAAGTACCAGAGAGTATTGGTGAACTCAAAAAGCTAACCTTTTTAAGTTTTTATAATAATAAGCTGACTGAATTTCCAACAGTTGTTTATGACCTACCAGCTTTAAATTCGCTTCTATTACAACGAAATAATATTAGTGAAATCCCTGAAGAAATTACGAATATGTCTTCCCATTTATCAAGTCTCGATGTTCGTAATAACAATTTAATTTCCATTCCTGATAAGATTTTTACAACTAAATGGGCTAGCCGCAGTGGCCAACTAATTATAGATACAGAAGGAAATCAAATTACTTCAGATGTTCCTGTTGATTATTTAGATAACTATAATAATGGCGGAAACATGTTAGAGAATTACAATTATCGTCAAAAGCAAGATCAATTGGTTTATAAAGGCGATCCAATCGTAGTTCCTTACAAAACAGACTTTAAACAACTGACTCCTGATAAATCCAAACTAGGATTAGCTTCAAATAATGCGTTATACCCTACTCACGAATTCGAATATTACGACGACGGTTCTTCAACGCTTGAAAACGGGGTAGCCACAACAGAAGGTGAAGGTTTCATTACGATTAAAAGCACCTTATCAACTACCTCCAACCCATTTGCAAAAGTACGGGTGCCAATCGTTGTGGAAGCTCCTCCAGAAGGCTCCGATGTCACAGTCGAATACAAAAGTACCACAGGAGAAACAATTGCTCCTTCTGAAACTTTAAAAGGTTTATTAGAAGCAAATTATACGTCTGAAGCTAAAACGATTCCTGGCTACACACTTACAGAAACGCCAGCTAATGCGAACGGTACTTTTTTAAATGATTCACAAACAGTCACTTATGTTTATTCAAAAGACCCCGTTCCTGCTAAACCAGTTACTGTAAAATATGTTGATGATAAAGGTAAAGAACTAGCGCCATCAGAAACATTCACTGGTTTTATAGACGATGATTATACTTCTACAGAAAAAACGATTGAAGGATACACATTAGTAGAAACACCAGCAAACGCCAACGGAAAATTAACAGCAGACCAACAAACAGTGAATTACATTTACACTAAAAATATTATTCCTGCTGAGTCTGTAACAATTAATTATGTGAGCGATACAGGTAAAGAGTTAGCAGAACAAACTGTCTTAGATGGCAATATTGGAGATTCCTATTCTTCTTTTGCCAAAACAATTCAAGGTTATAAGCTAACTACAACACCAACAAATGCGAACGGTACATTTTCTGATACTAAACAAACCGTTAATTACGTGTACACTAAAGACAAAACTTTACTAAAAGCAAAAATTGGTAAAGTCGAAGTAGAATTTGTTGATTCAACAAACACGCCAATTAGTAATCCTTTAATAGTAGAAGGAGAAATTGGAAAAACGTATAAAATCCCTCATAAAGAAATAACAGGATACACACTAAAAAAAGAGCCCTCTAATGAGCTCGGAACATTTGATCAAACACCGAAAAAAGTCACTTTTGTATATCAAAAAGAAGACAGTTCAGAAAAATCACCATCGAACAAAACAACTTTTAATAAATCGATAACAAAAGCAGAATCAAGCACAGTAGGAATGCCAAAACTTCCAAAAACTGGTGATAAGAGTCCACTAATTCCTTCACTAGTAGGAATCTTCCTTTTAAGTTCTGCCATTGTTCTTTGGAGAAAGAATCAGCTGTAA